TAACAAATTTGTACTTTCATCAAAAGGTTAGTAGAAAGTTAGtatgataatgtatgtaaagtgctgCATTGGAGTGCCTTTTACAGCTCAATGCTTGGTGGCTGTTATTACATAGTGTAAAGATCAGTAGCATCCCTCTGCTGAATGTTCAAGTAAGATTGAATTCAGGAACCTATCAATTGCCTGGTTGGTGGAAGTTTAAGTTCTTTGCCAATGTTTCTGCAAATCCCAGAGGCTTGTAATCTTTTATGATCAATGCCTGCAAGCTTTTGCTTCTGTTATTCTTCATATTGACCCAGATGTGCAACTGAGTCCTTCTCCAGTTACTTACGTAAGGCAGTCCCTGTGTGGTGTATGGTTTACTAAGGATGTTTGGAGTATGTTTGACTGTTTATTTTGGGGGGAGTTTATACTTGCATGAAGGGCACATTTGTAACTATTGTAAATATCCTCTGACAAACATGTCTCtgggaagtttccatgtttacttTATCACCATGTAATCTCCAATTCACTCTAGCTGACTCTTCTCTCCCATTTGGAGAGGGTATTGGAGAGAAGCTTCTTATCTTTTGTGTGATTCTCATGACCATGGCCTTCTTGTTTGAACTTAATGTGGAAGGGCATCAAAATGACATGTTCATGAATCTTGCATTTTCCCCTGAGTAGCCTTCCAGAGCCTGAATTACCTTCCAACTCTGTGGGGCCCAACTATGCTTTGGTTCTTATTCCTCTGTGAGATCTGGCTGCGCAGCTGagatttatgtcttctttttaccTCATGAATTCTTACAGCCAATGTTGAATTTTACCTGAGCCCTGTGCTCCTGGAAAACAGTGACAGTTAAAGAAATCCCTCCACTCTTTTGTGTTCTGGAAAAGAATGAACTTTGTCCCACCCTCAATCTGAGTTAACACATAACCCCTCCTTAATGACCCCTCTGGAGCGTCAACTGATAAAATACATTCTTTGATCAACTCTTCAGTCCTGCTACTGTTACTAGCTCATCCCACTTCTGCATATCTGTTTCTTTCTAGCCTCATTCATGTTCACTTCTCTTTATGAAAGAAAATTCCTTTTCTGTCTGACATTTGACACTTTTGTTGGTCTCACAATTGAGACATTCTCCCTAGTGTAATAGTCTCCCTTGCATTATTGCTATAGACCATTTCCCCACTTTTGCAGTAATATCTCTCCTTACCTAAGACCAGATTGGATTTTTATTTGACATCTGTTACTTAAAAGTATGTGTGTTTCTCTGTACCTTGCAAACCTAAAACAATCCAATTAACAGGAAATTGCCCTTCAAATACTTGTATTGCCtgtgttattttgtttccttAGACCCTGCTGATCTTTGGCCTTCAGATTGTTGACTTAAATCATGTAGcacattatctttgtttttaagtcCAGTAGGCTGGTGCATGGTGTATCAGAAGTAGAAATTTGTCGAAAGAGCAAATGAATTCACAAATCTCTGAGTTGCAAGATAATTGATGGACTAGCAGTGACTAATATTTCTCAGAACTCACAAATGAGCAAAAGTGTTTCTTTCCTACCCAATTGGTTTTTCTGGTTAGAAGACTGTCTTCAAAGTCTGTTTAGGAAGAGAACTGCCCCAGCAGTTGGAGGCATCTGCTACTAAGGTTACTGGGACCTAACACATACCTCCTGGGAAAACGGTGCAGTTGAGTTTGGGTCAAATGAAATTAATGAGAGATTTAAGGTACTGTCAGCTTTGCCAGGTGGGAAGCAGGGAGAATACTGAGAAGCCATACTCTTAGGAACCTGACCTGGCACTGATTCACTAAGAGTTATCTAGTGGGATGGTTTTATTTGTTGAGACTATGACAACTATAGAAGCCAGGCTTTAATCTTTGAGGAAATGCAGAGGATGGAGTCACAGTTCTGACATTTAtaatgggagaaagagagagacctcGTTATTGAGGAGCCCCTGGGCTAATATGATGAagcgacacacacacacacacacacacacacacacacacatgcacacatgcacacacgcacacacacacacacacagagtagcTCAAAGACATTCAAGCAGCTTTACATTACTATACAAGAAAACCCAGCTGCATGAATAGGGATACTCAGGAGATTACAGTGATCCAACTTAGTTTGTAGGCATTATATTCAGGAGTAGCTTCAATACATGCAATAAACATTCTTCTGTAAGGAATGAAACACCATCATTGAAGGTACTATCCTTTCAGAATCTAATAATCATTTCAGAATCACATACCCATTAATAACCTATAGTCCAGGGCAAGAGATCTGTGGTATTCTCTTAAGACCTTAGGTCTTTTACTGACATTTCATCCTGTGCATCAACTTTGCCAAACCCTGCTTCATGTCTTTGTTCCTCAGACTATAGATAAGTGGATTTAGCATAGGAGTCAGTACGGTGTAGATAATTGTTGCTATTTGATCCTTGACAGTATAGTTGGACAGGGGCTGAAAATAGACATAGCTAATGCTTCCATAAAACAGGGTCACCACTGTGAGATGAGAGCCACAGGTAGAAAATGCTTTACGCTTTCCAGCAGCTGAAGGAATCTTCAGAACAGTGATGAGGATTCTTAAATAAGAGATGATGATGCATGAAAACGGGGTCATTATGACAGCCAAGCCTTCGGTCATTACTGTGATTTCTTTGACAAAATGGCAGGAACAGGACAATTTTAGCACTGGTTGATCATCACAGAAAAAGTGATGGATGACATTGGAGGCACAGAAGATGAGCTGATTAGTCAGAAGAATGTGCAGGAGGGAGTGAAAATGTGGAATGCAGAAGGAGAGAACCAGAAGCAGGACACAGCATCTGTGACTCATAATGGTGATGTAGTGGAAGGGATTACATATGGCCACATAGCGGTCAATGGCCATGGCTGCTAGCAGGTAACTGTCTGTGTTTCCAAAGGCTAAGAAAAAGTACATCTGGGTCAGACACTCACCGTAAGAGATGGTCTTTGTCTCTGATAAGAAGTTCACCAGCATCTTAGGGATAATGACTGTCACATAACAAATGTCAACAAAAGACAGGATGCTTAGAAAGAAGTACATGGGCGTCTGGAGACGAGTGTCTGAGCGGATGGCCAGGATGATGAGCAGGTTTCCTATCACTGTGATAAGGTAGATGGGGAGGAACACAGCAAAGAGCGGCTTCTGATCCTCAGGTCGAGAGGAGAGTCCAAGGAGGATGAATTCAGAGGGTCTTGTTAGGTTATTTCTTCCCATAGTTGTGGGTTCACCTAAAGATAAACTAACACTGTAACAGATTCTTCCAACATCTGATACAATCTGTCcaaaatttctccttttattcttcttatcagcaaagaaaaaatttaaaacattacaatTATCTGGATTGTGGTTTCTTTCCATTAATGTGGGGTATttagaaattaatatatattttaatctcagttgcctgctataaagaaacaaattacagggaaacagaaatgggaaaaagagaaaagaagagatatAGGGCAAGAGGAAGGAGTGAGTGCAAGAGAATtcccagaaggagaggaggggaatCCTGAAgaaattattctcttctttttctgtatatatttatcgTATTCACGGTTTTCAGTAATTAGTTTATGACAGGTTAAAAAAAGTTTCATCTCTCAATTTCCAGCTGATGGAATAATGATTTCCCTTAGTTCGGATACTTCTGTCTGCATCAATTATTCTGGAGGCTGGCAATCATGTAAAAAGACATTGAAATATGAGATTACCCAACAGTTACTCCATTTCCCTCATTTTTTAGTGAAACCTTATTTGAGTGAAAGGATAGGTATGAAGAGGCAAAAGATAGACAGAAATAACAGGAtagtaaaaacatttcttttccttattttttttttttgagacaaggtcttgctttgtcgcccaggctggagtgcaggggcacaatcttagctcactgcaacctctgcctcctgggttcaagcgattctcccgccttagcctcctgagtagctgggattacaggcttgtgccaccacacccggctaatttttgtatttttagtagagatggggtttcaccatgttggccaggctggtcacgaactcctgatctcaagtgatccgcccaccttggccttccaaagtggtgggattacaggcattagtcaccacgcccggccaacatttCTTTTAATGTAACATAAACCTCATTTTTGTTATCCAGCCCCTAAATGCTAAAATCGTCATTGTTGGTGCATGCTTGTCTGTGTTGGTGTAATTCTTTTCCCAATTCCAGTCTCAGTTATATATATGCTTCCCCAAAAAACCACAGAGAAGGCACCTGATTCTAGACAAGCTTTCAACCCTCATGAAGCTGAagattttcctctcttcctcctctgggcctcccaaatgctgAAGAGATTAAAGACACTCATAGACCCCACCCTCTGTCAAGGGAGCATCCTTTGAGATCATCAAGAAGTCCCTGGAGTTCAGATGGAGAAGACAGCAGAAAACAAGCCAAGAACTATCACGGTTTTGGAGTTTCTTCCCCAAGGAGCCTGGGGAGTGTcagtgccttctctctctctcagaaatCACCCTCCTGACCTAACTCCTTTTGGTGAAAAAGACCCCACCTGTGTGAGGCTGGCTCAAGTGACAGACTTCCTGAGCCTCACCGCCGTGCTGCTTACATTGAAAGACAGCATGTGGGGTTGGAGAACGTTTTCTCGGAATTCATTGATCATCAAGCTAAAACAACTAGAACATCTTATGCCACTAGTCACTTTCCCATCTCCCAGTGTTAGAAGCAGTCCCTTGCTAGACACTGTTCTtagaactttaaaatataataagcaaTAGGGTTAAGACTTTAGACCCTAGGCCTTGAATCTTTACTCTTCTGTCTGAAGCATCCTTAAGTCTACTTATGTATGACCCTTGCTTCTCACTCAGGAAAGCCACCAGGGCGTATATATATAGCGTTAGCTATTAATTTTATTACAGTTGTAACACACAAACATTAAGCAAACCAGATcgatatttttattgttaaagcAACTTTCAAAAAAAGTggttggggctgggcgcggtgactcacgcctgtaatcccagcactttgggaggccgaggtggacggatcacgaggtcaggggatcgagaccatcctggctaacacggtgaaaccccgtctctattaaaaaaatacaaaaaaattagctgggcatagtggcgggcacctgtagtcccagctactcgggaggctgaggcaggagaatggcatgaacctgagaggcggagcttgcagtgagccgagatcatgccactgcactccagcctgggcaacagagtgagactccgtctcaaaaaaaaaaaaaaaaaaaaaaaaaaaaaaaaaaaaaaaaaaaaaagaagtggttgGCCACTCTAGTTTATTGTGTGGATCTGTTTGAAAGTAAGAAAGTAATCCTCACTGGAACCATTCTAGAACTCAGATGGTCATGTATTTGAAATGGCTCCTGCTCTCATTACTTGAAATTTAAGGTGATGTTTGTTTTCCTCCTACAAAGAGATGGCTCTAAGCAGGTGGAAGTGATGGGGGAGGGATTCTGACAGATGAGCTGAATGGATGAGAAGGATAAGGCTTCTACTCTcttatttcttctgttcttttttctttcattgtggtAAGAaaacttaacatgagatctaccctgtTTACAAATTTTTAGTGCACAGTATCATTAATAATAGGAAAAATGTTGCATAGCAGATTTCTAGGacttattcatcttatataactgaaaatatattttccctgAACACCAAttctccattcctccttccctccagccACTAGggacatatattttatattttatggcaATCCATATTTCTGGTCATTTGGGACATCTCACTTTGTGTGTATGATGTAATTCTCAAATTAGGACTTAAACTTCCCCATATCCCAGTACAACCGCAATCCAAGGATATCTGATTCCTTCTGACTCATTGCCCCTTACCCATTTAGACTTTTGTGTCTTTGCTTATCCTTTCCTTCATCTATTAAACCTAACCTGCAAGGCTCTAATTCAGCCTCTTCCAGGACACTTTGCTTGATGACTACCAGTTGAAATGGCTTTGTCTCTGTCCCCACTTAACACTTTGGACCTCCATTCTATGCAATATCTCAATCTGTTTGTCTTATTgcttaaacattaattttaaaaaatcccagaCAGCAACAATTCAGTGAGTGCttgctctgtgctaggcactcaGCTAAACAAATTAGATGTAATATCTCATCTATTTATCTCAACACCTTAATGAGGTAGGTGGTCTGATTTTCTTTACATTAGAGTTGAGAAATctgagctcagagaggtgaagtgagcTATCCAATGTAGAACAGCAAGTAAGCGACAGAATCAGTTTTGAAACATCTCATGAGGTTGTTTAACTCCTGTTTGACTCAGTGCTCTTAACCTGCCACTCTATTGCTTTTTTATGATGCTAGCAAAAAGATTTGGATATCATATGCTGAGTAACAATTCCCAAATAAAGCATAGTGccaaaaatataaactatttctTGTTGATTCAAAAAAGCATTAGTTTAAGCTGTCCCTCCAGACTGCATACTCCTTGAGATCAATAACCATGCCTATTAATATCTGATTGCTCTGATCAGTTTATTAGTTCATAGGCATTTATTAAAGGCTTATTATGTGATGGGAATTGTGATGGGTACTGGAGATACAgtggaatataaaataaagtcAGGTTCCACCCATGAGTGGCTGATCAATGCCTTGTTCAAAGTAGTGGTTACTCAACAAATGagctattttctcatttttctatttgtggaaatttgaaataaaaaatgtagaaaggtacaaagaggaaaaTAGTAATCATTCATGTTACCATCACCCAGAAAGGTTTGCAACAATagcattttgcccattttctccAGCCtctaaaaaattcatttattcacaaaCCTTTATAAAGTACTTATTATGGGCCATGAACTCTTCTATGTGCTTTATAAGTATCGAGTCACTTTTATTGTCCTCGTAACCCTATTAGGTAGGCATTATTCTTACCTCTTATTTGCAAATTGGGAATCCAAGGCACAAAAAATTGAGTAACCTTCTCAAAGTCATCCAGCTAGTAAGTGGATGAGCCAGTATTCAACCAGGCAACCTCACTTCAGAgcacatggtctcactatgtatGCTATGCTTTATGTCTTGCCCCccaaataatacataattatagGTGAATATGTTGCCCTTTAAAATGGAACACTACAAATAAAGATTGTCCTTTGATTTCTATCTCAGGTCTGGAGGTTTGCTATGTTTTTGTGTTCCGTGAGTGCAAATATCAATCTGATCTCAAGACTACTATTGCTGG
This portion of the Pan troglodytes isolate AG18354 chromosome 11, NHGRI_mPanTro3-v2.0_pri, whole genome shotgun sequence genome encodes:
- the OR1L1 gene encoding olfactory receptor 1L1 — its product is MGRNNLTRPSEFILLGLSSRPEDQKPLFAVFLPIYLITVIGNLLIILAIRSDTRLQTPMYFFLSILSFVDICYVTVIIPKMLVNFLSETKTISYGECLTQMYFFLAFGNTDSYLLAAMAIDRYVAICNPFHYITIMSHRCCVLLLVLSFCIPHFHSLLHILLTNQLIFCASNVIHHFFCDDQPVLKLSCSCHFVKEITVMTEGLAVIMTPFSCIIISYLRILITVLKIPSAAGKRKAFSTCGSHLTVVTLFYGSISYVYFQPLSNYTVKDQIATIIYTVLTPMLNPLIYSLRNKDMKQGLAKLMHRMKCQ